The nucleotide sequence AACATGGGATGACAGTAATAAATATTTAATTGGAAGTAAGTTTAAATTTATAAAGAATAAAAAATCATCTTACGAAAGATCGATACTAGCTGATATTAATGCTCTAAGTATACTAGAGGGAAAAGATGCCAATGACACTATTGCACAGAAGAAACTAGATGAAATAGGTGATGTTTTTTGCAAATTTGTACCGGATGTTGTGGTAATATCTGGTGACTCTAGACCAAATTCAAGAGTAGTGAGGTTTTGGGCAGATCAAAGAAATATCAGAATGCTGTATTTTGAACAGGGACCGAAAGGTACTACTTTGATATCTCCTTATGGTGTGACCGCAAATCACATAGCTTATTCTATTGATAATGAATACAGCATGCCTTCTGTCACTCCAGATCTGGTAACTTATAACCCAAATCGATGGCAGCGATATTTAGATGTGCTACAGATGTTTTCTTCGGATTTAGAAAGTCGTTTTGACTTAGCAATGATGTTGCGCAAGAAAAATAATAAAAAACCTATGAAACTTACGCCAGCAAAGAATATAAAATCTAGGTTGTTGGTTGTTCTTCAGGTTCCTAAAGATATTAATTCTATATTTCATGGTAAGTTTTTCTCAATTAATCAACTCGTTATATATCTTGATAAAACTGTTCCAAAAGAAGTCGAGATTGTCTTCAGAGAGCACCCTATGTATCGAGGCTCATATGATAAAAGTTTATATGAGTATATTTCTAATGGTGATAGGTTGTTATTGGATAGTGCTGAGGCTGGAGTTCCAGTGAGATGGGGGGACTATTTTTCAATGATAACAGTTAATTCTTTAATGACTTTTGAAGCAATAGACCATGGGGTTCCGGTTGCGTTACTGGGAAGAGCGTGCTACGGAGGTTTAGCGAGTAATTGTGAATTTCACAATGATTTAAAAGAATTCCTGTTATCTACATATAAAAAAGATAAAAGTGTCCCCGACAGTGATGAGATAGAAAGATATCTTAAAAATACATTTTTGCCCGGCCACTATCGGTCTGCTACAAAAGAATTGTTAAGTAATGTGGCCTATCGAATAGAAGGAACTAAATAATGTGTGGTTTCTATGGTGAAACTTTTAACCTAAAACGTGATGAAACAAAAAAGCTTTCACATTTGCTTAATTATAGAGGGAATGATGAGCTTAATGTCAGTATAGAAGACGATGTTTTTTTAATGCACAGTCGCTTGTCAATCACTGGGACCAAGCATAATTCTTCTCAGCCAATAAAAAGCAGTTGCGATAGATATCATTTGGTTTTTAATGGAGAGATATATTCTATTTACGGTGAGGATAGTGAATATTTGCGGGAGTATGGTGATACCCTTGCTTTGCTAAAAGCTATAGAGAAATATGGTGTTGAAGACTGTTTTTTAAGATTAAATGGGATGTTTTCCATAGTTATTCATGACCTAAAAGAGAATAAAATAATTATGGCTAATGACTACTTTGGTCAGAAGCCTTTATATTATAAAGTAGTTGAAGGTCAGGGAGTAATTTTTGGATCAACAGGCGAGCTATTATCTGAAGGTAAAGCCCTTGATAAAGATGGGGTTCAAGATTATATAACTTTCGGCTTTGTATTGCCCGAGAATTCAATATATTCCGATGTGAATCGTGCACGACCTGGTTCGTTAGTTGTTTACGATCTTGTTGATAAGAGACTTTCGATTACAGAAAGTTATCAAAATAATAATTTTTATCTAGATTCGTCAAATAATTATGATATTAATTTGGTTTTGCAGGATGTGATGAGAGATCATTCTTATTCTGATTTCCCAATTGCTTTAGCATTGTCTGGGGGGGTTGATTCGACATTGCTTTACGGAGTATTGGATAATGAAACCCGTGAAAAAATTAATGCATTTACCGTTAAAAGCGATGATGTCGAAGAATCACAAAATGCTTTGTTGGCAGTGGACTATTATGGAGGCAAAACTGAGCTTCTTGATAATTTCAATGTCGATAGTATAGAGTTATTAAAGGAATTGATTTTGTGTTTGGATGAACCGAATTCAGACACTGCAATTTTATCCAGTAGTAGTATCTTTCGTTTGGCATCCAGAAATTCTAAGGTAATATTTTTAGGTGATGGAGGTGATGAATTATTTCAAGGTTATAATCGCCATAAAATATGGAATCTTTTGTCTCGTTTCCCTAAAGACGGGTTTGTAGCATCTACTCTTATATCTTCACTCATATTACCCCTGGTCAAAGTAGCGGCGAAGATTGGAAAATTAAGCAGTCAAAAGTTAGTTATTCTCAATAATATCTTAAGTAATTTAGATGACAAAAGAATGTTTATTCTGTCCTCATTGGCAATTGATGATTTTAATAAATATAAATATTTAGAGAATGATTCTGATTTTGAAGGATATCCAATTAATTTTATAGATAGAAAGCTCTATTTACCCGGTAATAATCTATATAGAGTAGATCGCTTGTCTCTACTTTATAATATAGAAGCTCGCGCCCCGCTTCTTGACCTTAGAGTTGCTAATGCATCTGACAAAACAAGCTTTAAAGAAAAGTCTACTTGGAATAAAAGTATCCTCAAGCGCCTGAGAAATAGTAAATATACTGGTGTAAATTTTGACGGGAAGAAGATGGGGTTTAATACATCTGTTAAGAGAATTCTTCAATCTACAGAAAGTCAGAATTATATTGATAATGCTATTTCTAAAGCGAAAGAGTTTGGATTTGACTTTAGGGGTCACACTTTGAGTGATAGAAGGCGCTTTAACCTTTTATGTTTTGGACTTTGGTTGGAAAGAATGTAATGAAAAATATACTTACAGCAATGATTTTTTTACTTTCTGGGGTAAGTCTTCATCAATTAATATATAACTTATTTCCTTTCATGCAGAAAAGGTATTCAAATAAATTGCTTGCACTCATTTCGGAAAACGATGGTAGTATCGATTGCGAAATTAAAGAAGACTTCATAGATTATAAATATATCTTTCGAGGAAATTCGTTTGATGGGGCAGTTTGGAAATTTAACAATGCCAGCTTTGATGTAACAGACGAGTTTCTCTATGGCTCGATAGATAAATGGGATTATACGCCAAGAGTTCATTTTCATCACTGTGAATGGGTTTTAAGTGAAAAGGATCCAGTTTCTGCGGTATTAAGGCATATTGAATTATATCAAAGCGCTACATTCTATTGGCACCCCTCTCCAGCAACTCAGCGATTTTTTGTGTTGTTCTACTTATATCTGAAAAATAACTGTCCTGAGTTGAAAGTTCAGATAGATCTTCATGTAGAATACATTGTATCTAATATTGAGATAAATCTTGATGGCAATCACTTCTTAGATAACTTGTTAGCAATTACTGCCTATGCTCTTTTGACCAATAATGGAGGTTTGCTTAAGAAAGTTGTGGAAGATATTGATAAGTATTTTTTGGTGGAGAAGGAATATTTTCCTGAAAAAACACCATGCTACTGCGCGCTTTTGTATTCGAGATTAGAAATAATATTAGCAATAAATAATACCCGAAAAGAAACTGAAGATATTCTGGTACGTTTAAAAAATCTCTTGTTGAACAATCCCCCAGTGCACTTGAATGATAGCTACTTAGAGTTAAGGAATTGGTATGATGTATATCCTAAAAATAGTAGAGTGAGTGCGGACTATTACCTACATAAAGTGCTAGAAGGCCAGAAAAAATCAATTACATTGATAGGCAATGGGTTCGCTAAGAGGGGTTATCAAGCACATTCTCATGACTGTTGTGCTGCAATGTTTGTTCAATGTTCGGATGGCAGCCAGCTTATAGGCGGGTTAGGCACTAAAAGTTATGCTTCAGATCACTATCGGAATGATATTAGATCAAGAACGTCTTATTTTAGGCCTGAAATTATATCTAAGAAGATAGACTATAAGCTTTTTATGGGGTCTTTTAGAAATTTTTCTATCGATAATAATAAGTATTCGTTATCGCTAAATAATAATATCGCTCACATGAAAGTTGTTGAAGGATATGGAGTGAAAATTATTGATGATAAGATTTTTTTTGAGAATATAAAATCTTTACCAATCGTTTTCTATTCCGATTATGATAAGTCTTGTATTAAAGATCATTTGATTTTTTCAGGATTTTCTATTATTTCGGTAGAGGATAGTGATCGGTGGGATGGTATATGTAATAAAGTTAAGTCGCATAAGTATACAGTTATGGCTGACTCGGATATATCATCGATACAGGTTTTATAATATGTTTAATTTGTTCGGTGCTAGTGTAAAATATGTAGATGTTATAGTAGGGGTTTTAATTTTTTCATTGGTATGCGTATTTGCGTTATTTGACGTTAGAGATTCTTTTTTTGTATCTTTCATGGCGCTTATGCTTGCAAGCTTTTATTTGGTTAAATATAGAAAGAATCTATATTTATCAATAACTTTGGTTTTTGTTATTGCTTATCCTTTTATATATATTGTTTCACAATATTTAGGTGTTCCATATCATTACCTTCATCAGTATCAAGAAAATGGATATGAGTATATCCTTTTTACGTCGATGCTAGTTTTTATTTTCATATTTTTCTTTTCTGTTAAGAAGAATGTTAGTTTTTATCTTCCAGAATATGAGCTTAAATTAATCTCAACTTTTTTTATTATTCTTGCTGTTTTAATAATGCTCGTTGGATTGGCTTCTGTATGGCCGCCTGTGACAACTGGTTATGGCGTAGAGTCGAGAAGTTCGCAGTTATTTGAATATGCTCTGATATTTTTGGCATTGGGCGTGGTTTTAAAGAGACCAGCATTTAATAAAAAAGATAGAATCCATTCTTTTTTATTTTTCTCAGCGATAGCTGTTTGCATAATTGTTCCTCTCCTATTCGGGAGACGAGGCCCCGCAATGATGTATTTTTGGTTGGCCTTGCTTGTAGTCTCGTTTAACTTCGAAGCGAAAACTATGAAAATAATCTTTGTTTTGGGAGTGATGGTTATTATGAGGCTGTATGCGTTAGATCGAGCAGATACACCATTTAGCATTGAGGCCCTCGTAATGGGAAGTGCTAACAATGGATCAATGTCTAATCATCAGGGGGGAGTCATTGTAAGTTCAGTTACATATATTGGTCTGGTAGAAGAAGGGATTTGGGACTGGGGGGTTCGATTAAAAATGGCCACTGGGGCCTTAGTAGCTTTTTTACCTTATAGTGTCCATCCATTTCCTGAAGTTTTCGTTCATAAATATGTCAATGATTTTGCGACAATTCCAGGATCGGGAGGCTTTCCTTTTGTATATGCTTTCTTATGGGGTGGGTGGAGTCTAGTGATTTTAATAGCATTAGGTGGACGATTTTTGATATGGAACAAGTCGAGTCTTATATCTCTAAATTTGTGTAAAGTACTTGTACTAGCAATGTTTCCCAGGTGGTATGCTTATACACTACCTGTACTACTAAAGTTTCTCTTTTTAGCGTTTATAATAGGTTGTCTTTTTGATCTTCTTTTATCGATAAAGAAGAGAGCTGCTTGATAGACAGAGAGGTGAATGTAGTGGTAAATAACATACATGCTTATTACTCTGATAAGATACATTGGAGTTTTAAAAAATTGAAGAATACAGTGAGGATGACTTCTGGAAGTTCTGATTAAAATCTTCTGTTTTTTAGATAAATGGAATTTTACTAAGGTTACTTCAAATTTTCTGGTAGCTAAGTTGAAAGTAGTAAAAGGTTTGAAATAACTATGCTATTGCTTAATTGTTCGATTACAGTGGAAATAACATGTTGTTGAAAGATATAAAAGCTTATTGTCATTACTTTGGATTAAATGGCTTTGGCTTGATTAGATTGCTATTTTTACGATATTTCTATGTTATTGTTTTAATTAGATTGCAATCTATAAGTAACCCTTTATTTATACCCGTGAAATTCTTATCCAAGGTATTGCTGTCTATGTTATTTAATATAGAAGTTGCAGGTGCTTGCAAGATTGGTGCTGGGCTGATTTTGCCGCATCCTCAAAATATAATTATTGGTGCTGGTTCTTTAGGAAAGAACTGCATAATTATGGCCAATGTTACTATTGGAGCAAGTCTACCAGACCCTGCATTCACTTTATCTTTACGACCTGCAATTGGCGCTAATGTTCTAGTTGGAACAGGCGCTTGCGTTATAGGTGGAATAACCTTAGGTGATAATGTAAAGGTTGGAGCTTTAACTTTGGTAACAAAATCAGTACCAGACAATGGTGTCGTTGTCGGGAAAAACGAAATAAAATGATAATATCGAGAAGCTAAATTGGTGCGAAATTTAGCTTCTCAAAAGGTTCAATTTTTTACATATAATTTTTTTTCAATATTTCTGAAATTGTAATGGCGATTGCTTTGTTGGCATCTCTATCAACGTGGCAGTAATCGTAAAAATGGCTCTTAACTCCGAGGTGATCTAGGGCGTTTGATATATCATGGAAGTTATAGTTTTTAAGTCTTTCATCTTTCTGAATGTCATTGAGTACTAATTTAGTCAGTTTTTTTATGCCAGCGTATTTATTAAAGTGTTTCCTTTCGTACTCACTAAGCTCTTTTCTTGTAGTATAAATCTCAGGTTGCCATAGAAATATAGGCGTTATACCATATTCTTCTGCTACGGCCGATATCATCTTTACGTTGTTTATGTATGTGTTAATAATCTCTTTTGAAAGCTCATGAAAAGTTTCATCATTTACATTAGCACTCAAGCTAGTAAGTCTTTTTCTAGAGGATGATTGAGTTTTTGCTGGAAAAACATATTTGTCGATGGCCTTGAGGATATTTGGCTTATAAGGGTTCGTTAGTATTTTATACCCATAAGAGTTCTCTATTCCGACTCTCGTCATATCTTCGTGAAAATGACCTATGTTTTTAAACTGACTGTTTTTAAACAACTTACCTCTTTCGTAGGCTTCTACATGACGGCCTACTTCATTTACACCATCGTAAAAAATAGCATATTTAAGGTTTTGAGAGCGAATAACTTCTATAAAAGTCATTAATTCTGAAGTTGAATTGTATGCCCCCACGCCATAGTTGTAAATTGAAAACCTTTTGTTAAGCTGCTGTTCAAGGAGTACAGGGATAGTATGGTCGTCGTTTGTGAAAATAGAAAAGGCCGTACTCCCGCCAAAGAAACCAATTAGACTATCAGCCTTTATTTTTTCTGATTGGCTATTCCGAAAACCATGTTGATCGAGTGTTATATAACTTCCTTTGAAATTTTCTTTTAATTTGTACCATCGATACGGGTGAAACTGCAAAGTGTCATTATATATAGCCTTATTGTCATCTTTTAATTTCTGAAAGTCTAAGTTATGTCGTTCAGCAATCTCATTAGTTATGAGAGGCTTTTGTGATTGTGTAAAGCTATCGATATTAACTATAAAATAAGAAATAAATTCAATGACCAATAGCGTAAATGTTGTAATAATCGCATAAGCAATAAGCGGATTTTTTTCAAATCTATTGTCAGTCAAGTTCAAACTCCTTCATCCAATCTTTATTTTCGACCAAATCTTCTTGGTCTTCTTTTCTTAAAATAAAACCATCTATGACTAGAAGATCCATTTCAGTTCTCATGAAGCATCTGTAGCTATCCTCAGGTGTACAGACTACTGGTTCTCCTCTAACATTGAAGGATGTATTAACAAGAACAGGGCAGTCGGTGATTTCGTAGAATTTTTCTAGTAAGCGGTGATACCTCGGGTTTCGATTTTTATTTACCGTTTGTACTCTAGCGCTATAGTCTACATGCGTGACAGCGGGTATTTCACTTCTTGCAATATTAATCTTCTCGACCCCAAAAAGAGCTTCTTGTTGTTCGCTCATTTTGATTCTTTTTGAGTCTTTAACTGGGGCGACAAGCAGCATATATGGACTATGTGTATCTAACTCAAACCAATCCGAAACGTGTTCTTCTAAGACTGATGGTGCAAATGGTCTGAAGCTTTCTCTAAATTTTATTTTAAGATTCATTTTGGATTGCATACTTGGCATTCTAGGATCGCCAATAATGCTTCGAGCCCCCAAAGATCGTGGCCCATATTCCATTCGACCAGAATGCCAGCCGATTACTTTCTGATTAGCAAGTTCCTTGCTTACAATATCCAGAAGAACTTCTTCTTCATAATAAGTATAATTTGCACCGGCTTTATCAAGGGCCTGCTTAATCTCATCTGGATTAAAAGATGGGCCCAAATAAGCTCCTTTCATACTGTCGTTTGCTTGTGCAACTCGATCATTAGAAAATTCTTGGTAATAGGCGCTCATCGCACCTCCAAGGGCTCCGCCTGCATCTCCAGCTGCTGGCTGAATCCATATATTGGCATCTAAGTTTTTTAGAAGTTTGCCATTGCTGACGCAGTTTAATGCTACTCCGCCAGCTAAACAAAGATTTTTACTTTGGGTAATATCTAATGCATGTTTTGCTAACTTCAACATAACTTCTTCAGTTACTGCCTGAATTGAAGCTGCCAAGTCCATTTCTCTTTGAGAGATTTCAGATTCACTAACTCTAGGTTCGCCGCCGAACAGCTTGTGAAACTTGTTCGATGTCATTGTTAGACCAGTTGTATAGTTGAAATAGCTCATATCCAGTTTAAATGAGCCGTCAGATTTTATATCGATTAAATGATCTTTGATTAAGTCAACGTATTTGGGCTGTCCATAAGGCGCTAGCCCCATAACTTTATATTCACCACTATTAACTTTGAACCCCGTGTAATAAGTGAAGGCAGAATATAAAAGCCCTAATGAATGCGGAAAGTTGATTTCTTTCACAAACTCAATTTTATTGTCCTTGCCGTAAGAAATAGATGTGGTGGCCCACTCTCCTACACCATCGACAGTAAGAATTGCGGATTCTTGGAATGGAGATGGATAGAAAGCACTGGCCGCATGGCTTTGATGGTGCTCGCCAAATAATAGCTTTTCTAATATATCCTTCTTGAATTTTTTAACTTTTTTATTAGATAAGGAAATATTTGATTGTCGGTATAAAGATTCAAATTCTCTAGCAAGTGTTTCCTTAAGGTATAGTTTGTCTTTTAACCAAATAGGGATTGACCTGATAAAGGAATTGAACCCTTTAGGGGCTTCAGATAAGTATGTTTCTAATAATCGTTCGAATTTTAAGAAAGGTTTGTCATAGAAAGCTATACTATCAACTTCTTCAAGATTAATTCCGGCTTCTGTCAGGCAATAATTTATTGCATTCGAAGGGAAGTTTGCATCCTGTTTTTTCCGGGTAAACCTTTCTTCTTGTGCCGCTGCTAGGATTTCTCCATTTTTAATCAGTGCGACACCCGAATCGTGATAATAAGCAGAAATTCCTAAAATATACATATAGCCACTAAAATAAAGTATAAATGAATGGTGCGATAGCGCTGCCTTTTGCTAATACGATTAACGCGCCGAGTAATAACATAATTAGCATGATCGGAGCTAACCAAAGTTTCTTTCTGGCTCTTAAAAAGGCCCATAATTCTTTTAATATTGTCATCTTAGATCTCTTAGAACTGATTTTTCATTGATTCAGGTTGTTTGCTTCTTTCTATCCAGTAGCTATTCTTAGATATGTCAATCTTTTTACTGAGAGGATCTTTTCCTATGACTTTAAAGAATAGAGAGATTGGGGTAAATAATCCAAAAAATAGAATGAACATTATAACCCGCCCCATGATAGAACCGATTAATTCACCAATATTTACCCACCATGTATATGGTCTTAATAATGTCTTAGGCAAAAATATTGACGTTACTGTTAACACAAGAATTAAAGCACCGAACGCAATGCTCCATTGTCTGTGTGAGTCGAACAAAAGACTTGCCAGGATAAGCAATATGATTGACCAAATAAATGAAAAGACTCTTATATCCTTACTGCTAATATTATCCGCCATTTTAAGTTCCTAGCACTTTAAGATGTTTCAAATCATGAATTATACCACTCAAGTATCGGTCAGTTAATCATAATCTTGCTTTCTATGATCTTGTAATTAGAATGGCCAATCGTTAAGTCAAGTAGGTCTGTTTGGTATGAAAGTACTTATCACTGGAGTGAGCGGTTTTATAGGAAGTAAGGTAGCCTCGAACCTAGATTGTGAGCTAGTCGGCCTTTCTAGGAGAGTTGATTATGCCCCTGGGTTTCCTATCTATTCCAGGTCTATTGGGCCTTTAGAAGATTTTACAGAGTGTTTGCAGGGGGTTTCCGTAATAGTCCATTGTGCAGCGCGTGTTCATATTATGAGTGATTCTGAGTCCGATCCCTTAGATAGCTATAGGGCGGTTAATACCGAAGGTACTTTGAATCTGGCTCGCCAAGCTGCTCAGGCAGGAGTTAAGCGATTCATTTTTATAAGTACAATTAAGGTAAATGGAGAATCTACGAAAGAAGGGCAGGCGTTTACTTCCAATGATACTCCCTGTCCAGAAGACCCGTACGGTGTTTCTAAATCTGAAGCTGAAGCAAGTTTGCTCGATTTAGCAAAGAAAACAGGTCTTGAGGTTGTCATTATCAGGCCACCTCTGGTATATGGTGAGGGGGTAAAAGGTAATTTTAAAAACTTGGTCAAACTTGCTAAGCTGCCCCTGCCTCTACCTTTCGGAGCTATTTATAATCGGCGAAGTATGGTCTACGTACAAAACTTAGTTGATCTGATCATTGTATGTATCGAACATGAAAATGCTCCCAATCGCATATGGCTGGTATCGGATGATGATGATTTATCACTATCTAGGCTGATATCGCTTGTCAGAAAATCCCTTGGCAAGTCTGAATGCTTGCTTCCGGTGCCTGTGGGGGTCTTTCGTTTAATTGGTAAGTTGACTCGGAAGGAGCAAGTTGTGGATCGACTGATCGGTAATTTGCGTGTCGACTGTAGTAAAACAAAAGAAGCTTTGGGGTGGACTCCATCGTATACAGTAGAACAAGGCATAAAAGCCGCTGTTGCTGGCTATTGCTGATAGGAGCTCTTAGTTATGTTGCGTGTATTTGATTTTACTTTTTCATTGTTTGGGTTGATCTTCGGTTCTCCTGTGTTGCTGATTATTTATTGTATTGGCCTGGCTGATACCGGCTCGCCCTTGTTTAAACAAGAGCGAGTAGGGCGTAATAAAAAACCTTTTACTCTGGTTAAATTCCGTACGATGAAAGTTGATACCGAATCGGTTGCTAGTCACTTAGCCTCTTCAAGCTCTATCACTAGGCTAGGTGGTTTTCTTCGAAAAACTAAGCTGGATGAGCTGCCTCAATTATGGAATGTTCTCAAAGGTGAAATGAGCTTGGTAGGACCGCGACCAAATTTATTTAACCAAGAAGAACTAATTTCTGAGCGTGAAAAGTTATCTGTTTACGGTGTTCGCCCCGGTATTACAGGTTTAGCTCAGATTAATGAAATTGACATGTCGACTCCTGAGCTTTTAGCACAGACAGATGCAAAAATGATTGAAGAAATATCAGTAGCAAGCTATTTCAAATTTATTTTGCAAACCGTTATGGGTAAAGGCTCAGGTGATAGGGTAGAAGGTGGTTTATAAGCTATCTTTTATTTGATGCATTCATAACCCAATCTGGACAATTTTCTTGTTTGTTGTAAGCTGCCGGTGCTTCCAGTAATAGTTTGATCACATCATCTACCCGGAATTCGTGGCAGGCCTGATCTAGTCGGTGGAGAAAGTTATGAGTCTCCGGCCAACTTAGAAATATTTCATGAGCAGTCATAATTCTGGGGTGTGTTGTTCCTTCTACATTGTCTCCGATTAATAATTCCTCATACAGCTTTTCTCCTGGTCGAAGTCCTGAGAATTCGATTTCGATATCTCCGTTTGGGTCTTCTTCCGTTTTCTCGGTCAAACCTGATAGCTGAATCATCTTCTTGGCAAGGCTTGTGATTTTAACTGGTTCTCCCATATCTAATACAAAGACATCGCCGCCTTTACCCATTGCGCCTGCTTGAATTACCAATTGAGAGGCTTCCGGAATAGTCATGAAGTAACGAATAATATCCGGGTGCGTTACTGTAATGGGGCCGCCTCCTTTAATTTGTTTGCGAAATAGGGGGACGACCGAACCAGAGGAGCCTAATACATTACCAAAGCGAACCATGCAGAATAAAGTGTCGCTTTGTCGTTCGTTGAGTGCTTGTAAGACCAGTTCTGCTAGGCGTTTTGAAGTTCCCATAACGTTAGTGGGGCGTACAGCTTTATCAGTTGAAACAAGCACAAAACGTTCAACTCCGGCTGCGATTGCTGCCTCTGCGCAATACCATGTACCAAAGACATTATTGCGAACACCTTCAACAACATTGTGTTCTACTAAGGGAACATGCTTGTAGGCTGCAGCATGATAGATGGTTTGAACCTTAAAGGTTTTAAAAATTGTTTCTAAGCGATTTTGGCGTTGGACGGAGCCAAGTATAGATATCAGTTTTACACCTAACCCTTTTTCTTCATTTGTTCGGGTGAGTTCTTGTTCAATTGAATATAGGCTGAACTCATTCAGTTCAAATAATATTAGCGTTGTAGGTTTTTGTTTGATGGCTTGTCTGCATAACTCGGACCCAATAGAGCCTCCTGCGCCAGTTACTAGTACAACTTTGCTGGTAATGTTTTGGCTGATTAATCCATTATCTGGGCTGACAGGGTCACGTCCCAATAAATCTTCAATTTCAACTTCTCGGATCTCTTCAAGTTTTGCTTTTCCACTGATAATATCTGCAACTGCAGGTGTAGTTAATACCTCAATTTTTTTATGTGAGAGTTTTTCAATCAGTTGTTTGCGCTTAGCAAAACTTGTATCTCCAAGTGCCAAAAGGATTTTTTGGCAAGGGCGATCCTCTAATATTTCATCAATAGAATCGTAGCTGTAAACTTTTAAGCCATTAATCTGTGTGCCTTGTTTCTTTTTGCAATCATCTATAAACGCAATTGGTTTACAGTCTTTGTTGGTTGCTAAAGAGTGACTTAGCTCTAGACCCTGCTGCCCAGCACCGTAGATGATGACGGGTTCAGCCCCAGCGCGCCCTTGTTGTTGAACGAGGCTGCGTATAAAAAGGCGGGGTAAGGCTAGTAGTGCAAATGCAGTGAATATGTAAATAATAACGCTGGATCGTGGCAGAGATGCTTGGGTTAAGAAGCTTGATGTTCCTAATGTCGTTGCTGAAATTAAGATCCCAATACCAATGGAGCTAAATGCTTGACTGGTCATGAATCGAATAACCGCCCGATAAAAGCCTAATTTTACAAAAATGCCTAAGGTTGTCAGAGTTGTAATAATGGCACTGATAACAACCCCATCATTAAAGGTCGGTGAGACATCACCGTGCCTCAAAGCCAGTGCTATATAAATGGCTAAAGGGATGGCAAGGGCATCGTAGCCAAGTGTGATTAGGCGTTTGGTTGAGCGTTTTGACTCAAGCAGCTTTTGTAACATAAGAATTCATCATCCGTGTAGCTTTACGGT is from Bacterioplanoides sp. SCSIO 12839 and encodes:
- a CDS encoding nucleoside-diphosphate sugar epimerase/dehydratase, producing the protein MLQKLLESKRSTKRLITLGYDALAIPLAIYIALALRHGDVSPTFNDGVVISAIITTLTTLGIFVKLGFYRAVIRFMTSQAFSSIGIGILISATTLGTSSFLTQASLPRSSVIIYIFTAFALLALPRLFIRSLVQQQGRAGAEPVIIYGAGQQGLELSHSLATNKDCKPIAFIDDCKKKQGTQINGLKVYSYDSIDEILEDRPCQKILLALGDTSFAKRKQLIEKLSHKKIEVLTTPAVADIISGKAKLEEIREVEIEDLLGRDPVSPDNGLISQNITSKVVLVTGAGGSIGSELCRQAIKQKPTTLILFELNEFSLYSIEQELTRTNEEKGLGVKLISILGSVQRQNRLETIFKTFKVQTIYHAAAYKHVPLVEHNVVEGVRNNVFGTWYCAEAAIAAGVERFVLVSTDKAVRPTNVMGTSKRLAELVLQALNERQSDTLFCMVRFGNVLGSSGSVVPLFRKQIKGGGPITVTHPDIIRYFMTIPEASQLVIQAGAMGKGGDVFVLDMGEPVKITSLAKKMIQLSGLTEKTEEDPNGDIEIEFSGLRPGEKLYEELLIGDNVEGTTHPRIMTAHEIFLSWPETHNFLHRLDQACHEFRVDDVIKLLLEAPAAYNKQENCPDWVMNASNKR